In Pan paniscus chromosome 1, NHGRI_mPanPan1-v2.0_pri, whole genome shotgun sequence, the DNA window GGCCATGTCTTACCAGTCTCTGTAATTCTATTGTTTAAGACAGTACCTAACACAAAGCCATAACTCTGTTAGCAGTAGTATCATTGTTATGATTGTGATTATCATTCTTTTCCAGAACCGAAGTCAGCATAACAGTGTTGGTGACAAGACATCTAGTCATCTCAAATGTTTCTTTTCCATCATTGggaatttcttttattattattttattataatttattaattataataaattataattaatttattaaattattatttagttCCAGTTCCCCCATGGGAAACAGAGTCCATGGAGAATCAGGTGTAGTGGCCTTAATGGGGCAGCACTCGGGATCAACCTGGGAGAAGAAAATTAGCAGGAGAGAAAGTTGAGCTTGGATGCAGGGCTTCATGAAGGCCTCACAACAGCTTCAGCAGAGACCATCTGGAAAGGCCCCTCAGAGTTGTTCTTCCCTTAGGTGTGAAGATGTGGACCTCACAGAACCAAGCTTTTGGGTGCAAGCTGCTTAGGGTGGGGCCCTCCCTCAAGGAGGCAGCCCCCTTTAGTCAACGCAATGCCTAGAGTAGGACTCCGCAGAGGGATTCCTAGCCAGCCAGTCGCAGGGGAACAAGCACCTTCATCCTGAAGGGAGAAAAGGACAGGGCACTACATCCTTCAGTACGTTTTCTATCTATATGCTCCAAATAATTTCctcaattgtattttattttgcatggTCAGAGCTTGCAAGTATACAGTTTTGCATGGGGCTTTCTGgattgctgttttgttttgttttgtttcgtttcgtttcgtTTTCTTAGAGGCAgggtcatccaggctagagtgcagtggcacaatcgtagctcactgcagcctcaacctcctaggcacaattgatccccctgcctcccaaagggctaggattacaagcatgagccaccaggcccagctctatgttttaaatttttctaaataagcCAAAATCTGTTTTTTCAGTTGTTTGAATTCTGAGCTGTCCATAGGTATATTATCTAATCGGGTAAACGTGCTCCTTAAACATTATAAATTGCAAATGTTAAACAAATTTTTAGCAAATTGGAAAATGTGGCATCACATGTAGAACATTATCAGCAAATGACAGCACATGCTTCTCCTACAGAAATGGCTCAGCCTTAGACGCACATATCTCTTTAATATGCTTCCGTTTCCTTTTCAATAATGATTGAAAGAGGATTGTTTGTAGTTTATTTTATGGGAAGGAGGATAGGCAGGCAAGGTCAAGGGAGTGAAGACAATGAATACTtatggccttctttttttttttttttggttaacatTCCAAACATGTATAACCAATTAACATGGCctagggttttctttttattggtaTTCACTTCAGTAACTTGAATCCACAGATATAAGCAGTATATAACCAGAAAGTTACAAGTAAACACAAATTATACATGCAAATTTCTGTTCACAAAGGTCACATGTGCAGGTACATGAATTAGAAGCGTGCATCTAGGATTATGGccaaactgttttaaaaatgcagaaatgtaaaattacatCTTGAAAATATGAAGAGATGGTCTACACACTTCAAAAATCAAATGTTGCTTATACCAGAGATGTATGACAATCACGGGATTCAAGTGACAAGCAGTAAGATCTCAAAAATTAATACTGGTCAAAGATAACgggaatatttttacatttcactgAAAATACATTGACTACTAGAATACGAAATCTAGCAGGAActcagggaaaaaaattacaaaatctaAAGCCaattacttaatatttcttattACCTAAACAACAGCATGACATTAACAGAAAACTGCACCTGTGTTTCAATTGCCAATCTCACGTTAATTAAGTTCTCCAAAAATGAAATGCAACCAAAACGGGTTCAAACTCCAAATCAAAGTCTGCAAGGCTCAGATTAAAACATGGAATGTTTCAGATGAAAGTAATAAAAACACTATTGGTTTTGTTCTttattgaatggaataaaatgttgaCATTTCTTTGAAACTTGGAACTACTAAATTTCATTTTTCCAAAtggttctacatttttttcttagtggtGCAAGTTGTCTTAAGTAGCTTAAGAAGTCAATCTCTACAAAGTACTTCTGTCTGTTGCCATTctgataaaacaaaaactattcaTTAACTTAaccatgtgtattttttttgcTATAACACTTAACACATGAACAGACATCTATTATTTCTCCACTAAAACAAAAGAGTACAATAGTTTTCTTCTAACTATCAGTATTGTATTTAAAAAAggttaacattaaaaacaaagaaccattattttctttgaaatcatTAAATCTCCTTGCACATCTTAAGTTTCCTTCTTCTGTCTGCGTTCTTCTGCCAATttattcagaaatttctttaatttctgataATGAGGAAGGCTGCTGCAATGAGTATTCTTTGCAACTTCTTCATTTGTATAAAAGAGTGAACACAGCTTACAGTAAAACCCTGTTTTAGGTATCACATAGTCTATACCAACAGGAACATTGGGCTGATATGGTCCAATTCTATACTCATCTGGGATTGTATAGTCCTCCTTGTTCTCATCACTTTGACCATCTGCGTTTTCACTTGTATCTTTGTTGGGATCATCAGCGTTCTCAGCAGATTCAGCACCTGGTTCtgtgttttcctcatttttaattccattttccaaCGCTGCTTCGTTTTCTTGATCAAGTTCCTCCATCTTGTCCACCTTTTTAAGCTTTTTCTTTGCTGCTGCTGAAGCACTTCCATCTTTTTTCACAGCTTTATCTGATGGTTCCTTTTTCCCATCAGAAGCCACATCACCTAAATTAGCAAGATCGGTCTCGTCTCCCACTGAACTGCCACTTTCTAGCAGTGCTGCTGCTTCTTCTTCATCTACAAGTAGCTCATCTTCAGATTCAAGGAGCATATTAGGTTCCTGCTCTGTCTGGTCATCCTTTGTGTCTTTCTCACCATCTTCACCGGACTTCTCTTCTTGTTCTTTACCTTCGGTTGAACTCTCAGTCTTCTGGGAACCATCAGTTTTGGATTTCTTATCACTTGGAGATTCTTTGCCATCTGGAGAGTAAGATCTTTTTCGGGATTTATCTTTTTTCAGTAAATCAATGCCTCTGTTTGGAATCCTCAGAACCAGTTTTTTATATTTCTCAGACAGGTCAACCTTCACACATCTCCCCTGAAACCAAAGGGCTTTTTTCAAACAATGGTCAACCATTGCCATTGCATCTTTTCTCTTGTCTCCATCTCAATAAAAGCCTGACTTTTCATCCTCATCAATATGTAATTCTTTATTTTCCCATAAGGCTCAGCAAGCTTGAGAACAGCACTATCAGAATAGCCAGAATGCGGCAAATTGCTGAGATGTATCACACGTCCAAGCTCTTGCTTTTGATCAAACTTCTGATCTGGCTTTCCTTCaggtttctttattcttttatactTCTGGGATAAATGAACTCTCACTGGCTTGCCAAATACTAACGCTGGTGTGGTTGTGTAATAATCCACTGCGGCCTGAGCATCCTCTGTGGTTGCCATTTCAATAAATGcctcattaattttatttagaatcAGATGATTTGAAATGACTCCAAATGGTTCTACCAGCTGTAATAGCTGGTATCTCAAGTTTTTCCCTCGTTGAAAATCCATGATGTGAACAACTCTGCTAGTTTCCACTCTGCCTTTCTGCATGTGTCTAGGTCCTTGCAGGTTTCCATTTCCAGCACCCAGATTTCCTCTTGGTCCAA includes these proteins:
- the LOC100975373 gene encoding LOW QUALITY PROTEIN: matrin-3-like (The sequence of the model RefSeq protein was modified relative to this genomic sequence to represent the inferred CDS: deleted 2 bases in 1 codon) → MCQVSPDASKSQRLTQDPRRNTWVSLLVIQGPGAFQLAVNKKAISFGLSARDLDELSRYPEDKITPENLPQILLQLKRRRTEEGPTLNYGRDGRSATREPPYRVPRDDWEEKRHFRRDSFDDRGPSLNPVLDYDHGSRSQESGYYDRMDYEDDRLRDGERCRDDSFFGETSHNYHKFDSEYERMGRGPGPLQERSLFEKKRGAPPSSNIEDFHGLLPKGYPHLCSICDLPVHSNKEWSQHISGASHSRRCQLLLEIYPEWNPDNDTGHTMGDPFMLQQSTNPAPGILGPPPPSFHLGGPAVGPRGNLGAGNGNLQGPRHMQKGRVETSRVVHIMDFQRGKNLRYQLLQLVEPFGVISNHLILNKINEAFIEMATTEDAQAAVDYYTTTPALVFGKPVRVHLSQKYKRIKKPEGKPDQKFDQKQELGRVIHLSNLPHSGYSDSAVLKLAEPYGKIKNYILMRMKSQAFIEMETREDAMAMVDHCLKKALWFQGRCVKVDLSEKYKKLVLRIPNRGIDLLKKDKSRKRSYSPDGKESPSDKKSKTDGSQKTESSTEGKEQEEKSGEDGEKDTKDDQTEQEPNMLLESEDELLVDEEEAAALLESGSSVGDETDLANLGDVASDGKKEPSDKAVKKDGSASAAAKKKLKKVDKMEELDQENEAALENGIKNEENTEPGAESAENADDPNKDTSENADGQSDENKEDYTIPDEYRIGPYQPNVPVGIDYVIPKTGFYCKLCSLFYTNEEVAKNTHCSSLPHYQKLKKFLNKLAEERRQKKET